The sequence CGAATTGGAGGGCGCACAAACAACATTTTGATTTTATGTTGTGGGTGAAAATACAAAGTTCAGCTAACTATTTAGCTAATTATTTGCAGACATGAGCCAAGCTGCTACTCCGCCCAAGTGGCGCACATCGGCCAGTGTTATCCTGGTGTCCAGGGATCTCGGCAAAAGTGAGGACTACCAGGTGGGCATACAGATCTTCTCCAGGAATGGCCTTGTATATCTCATACTCCTCATCTTGCAGTTGCTTATGCTCAAACGCAGCGATGCCACAGCGGCAATGGTTAACCAGACCGTATTCCCCGGTGGCCTTCTGGATTCCGAGGCGGATGAGAACGTGGCCTGGCTGCAGTACTTCGAGGAATTTGGGGTCCCACAGGAGGCACTGCGTCGCCTGGTTCTCATTCGCGATGATCGTCCTGCTATCCTGGCGCCCCAGGGCACCGGCTGCTACGATCGGTTCTTCAAGCGTTCCCGCATTTGGGCGCGGTGAGTCCAAAGACTCTTGTTTGTTATATCAGATTACGAGCTTAATCTCTGACCTTTGTCTCCCCTTTCAGTGAAATTACACTGCGACTCACCGCCGTGAGGGAGTGCTTTGAGGAGGTGGGAGTGCTGCTGTGCCGCAATCGCAACCAGTTGGATTTCGGTGCAGTGACCTGCGTTCAGGATGTCCCCGATCTGGAGGCGTGGCAGCGACGGGTGCACAACAAACCCAGCGAGTTCCTGACCCTCTGCCGGGAGCTTAAAGTGGTGCCGGATTTGTGGGCACTACACGAGTGGTCCGCCTGGGCGAGTCCAGGATTTATGCGCAAGGGGTGGGTGCTTGACTGAAAATCTTATTTGATAATAAGAAGGATCTTCGAACTTATAATGGTAAAGTTTTGGTTTCAAATGTTTGTAGCCACGAAACGGTTTTCTTTATGGCTTTTGCGGATAAGCATCCCAAATTGCTGGAGGAACCTTCTGAGGTCAAGGAGACGCTGGTAAGGATAATCTTTTAATATCATTACTTGTAACAttagttttagttttattaTTTGAATAGTGGCTTACACCAGAGGAACTCCTGCGACTGGCCGATCTCGGCGAGGTTTGGTTTCTGCCTCCACAGGTCTATGAATTGTTGCGCCTAATGGGAATCAAAGATTACAAGAGTTTGCTGGATTTTGCCATTAAGCGCAGTGGACTAGGCACTACCATGTTCTTGCCGGTGGCTTATGACTGCAAAGGATCTATGATTTATGTCTTGCCAGGTTtgtgtttaaaaaataatcgCTTTAACATAGAGATAGATTATAAATCTGATATGTATTTTCCTAGGTGATGACTTCTATGTTCCAGAGCCGCATTTGGTTGACGAAATTATCAGTTTTCCTGGCTCGGAAGATGAGTTTAGAGCTCGTTCAAAGTGCCTGCATCGATATGCGTATGGTCCTTCAATTCGAAACTTGGAGATGAATATTCCCCCACCCAACGGGCACTTGAGACCGCTAAAATTTCATCTGGAGCGCCAAAAGCTGTAATCACAGACCGCAGCTGGCTGGCCATCGACGCGAGTGGTGACCCCAGCTGCTAAGCTCTGATAAGATGCTAAATGTGACCCCTGAAATGAGGCAGTCACAAATTGttgttttgaaattattttaagcGGCTTTAGCCGGCCATCAAATTATTTAAACGCTGGCCCTGAGGgcattaattattattttatgagacaaaattttaattaaaaaatgtacagTTTAAGTTAAAGTTGGTCGTAAGTTAGATTAAGATGAAGGTGCCCCTTTTTGGATTTGCTTTCTTGATGGTTAGCACATCAAAAGCGCAAATCCATGCATATTCATGTCCTCcccttgaaaccacaaatagGAGTGGAAATGGGATTGGTATAAATAAGAGAGGGAGCTGGAGTAACTCAAGCTCAGACAGTATATAATTTCATCCCATTAGAAGTGCATTTAAATCACTTTGTGTGCCGAGATACCCACCCACTTTCGGAATTTTCAACGCCACCTGCCGTGTGACTTTGTGCGCTTTACAGCCTTGTCTTTTCAATCCCAACCAGTCCGCACTTCCACCCCCCGATGGGCcgtttaaaaatcaaaatctcAACGAGCTTCGTTTCCCCACTTTTGTTTGCTCCGTGCCCGCTCGACTGTTTATTATGCATTGTAAAGGACCCAGTCAGGACAACCCTCCTCAGGGACTTCCAAACTGCCTGAGGGGGTCGATTTTCAACGGCTGTGGCTGTGTAACAATTACTTCGTTTAATTTAACCTTTTGTGGCTGGCTTCCGGCGTTTATTGTTCCGCTGATGTTCATTTAATATCGATTAATTATGCTATTATGTGGGCCCAGCGGAAGTAACCATTATGGAGTGTAATTAATAGAGCACCCCCCACATATCATGATAGAGCAAGGACTACTCCCACGCATCAGGAATAGAGGTGTGATACCAGTGTTGCCGAAATAGTTTAGGGATATTGGAAGAGCTGAGAATTTCACTTTGATATTAGTATGGAACATTTAAAGATTAAGTTTGGTTAAGGTTAAGGTTAAGGTTTGTTAATGTTTCGTATTTACTACCCTTATTCAAGAACATATTTATAGAAATCCATAAGTATCAAAACTTTTAAGAGTATTTTAAATTTggatattattttaaatttttggatttttaCATCTCCGgaatttaaaataagttatatTCTTACTTCGTTCAATGTCCCAAAAAAAGTACTCTATCCACAAATTGTACCCCTGACAACGCAGTTCCAAACTGATTTTCTAATTAACAGACATCGCAGGCAGGAAGGTCGACAAATCCTCCCATAAATTAcacattaaatttaaatgcataATGTGACAAAGTGAGTTATGAGGGGCAAAGCCGCTTAGCATCTACTAAGACATTTCAGGTCTCGCGTAAATTAGCATCTGAGGACCAGGCAGCCAGGACTCTTGATTTATGTGGGAGTGAGGACTTGggaaaatgaagaagacaagGCCTGTAATTGAATTTAGAGCTCATTTTCATTGCCCCCGACATAATGCTGATTTACGTGGCCGACGATTCCGAATTGGCTTATTAATTGCCTGAAAAGGTGGAATGCATATCACGTACTTTCTTGCCATGTCTTCTGTGAAAGCGCCCAATCGCCCAATTAGAGCGATTATTCGAGGAGGTCCCGGTCACCTGGCGGTGACATGAATGCCAAAACAGAACTTGGCCAGATCGATTCGCAAGTAATTGACAACTTCTCACCCGGACTTCCCACGGGTGTAACAAAACACACACTTGTTCCAGagagatttatttttattgtgtGCATTGTTTGCACTCAACTTGAGTCGATTGAATACCCTGGGATATTGGGTATGATAAAAAAGGTTTATGTAACAGGGGGATGATAGATATATGGAATTGAACTGAGAAATCATTAAAAGATCTGGattcattttaaatataaattttttgttGTAATTAGTTATCATGTATTTCgaaaactttaaatattttgtaaaaacattcatacatattttaaaagtacACCCAGCCAAATTTAGATCGACAAATTTgagaacgaatgttcttaaaaataggtATACGGGCTTTTAGCGTCCgtctttcattatttattatctttaagaaagaaaaataaaattacaaaa is a genomic window of Drosophila suzukii chromosome 2L, CBGP_Dsuzu_IsoJpt1.0, whole genome shotgun sequence containing:
- the LOC108021065 gene encoding acyl-coenzyme A diphosphatase NUDT19 isoform X1, yielding MSQAATPPKWRTSASVILVSRDLGKSEDYQLLMLKRSDATAAMVNQTVFPGGLLDSEADENVAWLQYFEEFGVPQEALRRLVLIRDDRPAILAPQGTGCYDRFFKRSRIWAREITLRLTAVRECFEEVGVLLCRNRNQLDFGAVTCVQDVPDLEAWQRRVHNKPSEFLTLCRELKVVPDLWALHEWSAWASPGFMRKGHETVFFMAFADKHPKLLEEPSEVKETLWLTPEELLRLADLGEVWFLPPQVYELLRLMGIKDYKSLLDFAIKRSGLGTTMFLPVAYDCKGSMIYVLPGDDFYVPEPHLVDEIISFPGSEDEFRARSKCLHRYAYGPSIRNLEMNIPPPNGHLRPLKFHLERQKL
- the LOC108021065 gene encoding acyl-coenzyme A diphosphatase NUDT19 isoform X2, which codes for MSQAATPPKWRTSASVILVSRDLGKSEDYQLLMLKRSDATAAMVNQTVFPGGLLDSEADENVAWLQYFEEFGVPQEALRRLVLIRDDRPAILAPQGTGCYDRFFKRSRIWAREITLRLTAVRECFEEVGVLLCRNRNQLDFGAVTCVQDVPDLEAWQRRVHNKPSEFLTLCRELKVVPDLWALHEWSAWASPGFMRKGFGFKCL